The nucleotide sequence GCACCAGACGTCCTGCCCGCTCAGGATGCGCGGCAGGAATCGCTCCTTCTGCTCGTCGGTGCCCCAGCGCAGCAGCGTGTTCGCGAGCATCTTGACGCCGAAGGTGTCGTGCGGGAGGCCGAACGGAACCCCGGCGAGGGCCAGTTCCTCCATCAGCACGACTTGGTGGAGCTTGGACAGGCCGCGTCCGCCGTACTGCTCGGGCCAGGTGAGCGAGAGGTAGCCGTGCTTCGCCAGTGTGTGGCGCCACTCGCGGGCGAAGGCCCAGGCCGCTTCTTCGTCCAGGGCGCCGATGCCGGCCCAGTCGGCGGGAAGCTGCTCGGCGAGGAAAGCCTTGGTCTCGGCCCGGAACTCCTCGGTCTCGGGTGGATAGCTGGTGTCCACGGCGGCCTCGCCTCCCGGTGCGCTGACAGAAAAGGTTAGATCATTATAATAGGCATGCTATGAATGTCGGGCCCGGGGCTGTCGCAGGTCAGCGCCGGGCGAAGGCCCCGGGGGCTGCCCCGAATCGCTCCCGCAGAGCCTCGATGCGGACTTTGCCCGCCGGTGTGCGCAGTGGTTCGGCGGTGAATTCCAGCGAGCGCGGGCACTTGTAGCCCGCGAGGTGTTCGCGGCAGTGCGCGAGAAGGCGATCGGCCAACTCGGACCCCGCTGCCGTGTCCTCATACGGCTGGACGACGGCCTTGCGGCCCATGATGACGGCGGGCCGGTCGGGCGCCGCTTCGGCGAAGGTTGCTGGGTACACGCCAACTCCTGACCGGTCGCAGGGTGCGAGGATACAGCTCATTAATCTAGCGGATTCTCGGGTGGAATCGAGCGCTGCGCCCCTATAGATTCAACTTGTCTAGATGAAACAGATGTCCTGGAGGACGCCGATGACCGTGATCGTGGGGATGCGCCCGCCGAGGGAGTTGTTCGACGCCGACGCGGCGCATCTGCGCCGGTTCGTCGCCACCGCCGAGGATTCGGGGATCGACCGGTTGTGCGTGGGGGATCACGTCACGTTCCAGGGCGGTCAGGGCTTCGACGCGATGGTGCACGCCACCGCGCTCGCGGTGACGTCGTCTCGGGTGTCGATCCAGACTGCCGTCTACCTGCTGCCGCTGCGTCACCCGGTGCCCGTGGCCCGGCAGATCGTCTCGCTGGCCGCACTCGCGCCGGGTCGCTTCGTGTTCGGCGCCGGCATCGGGGGAGAGGACCGCCGGGAGGTGGCCGCCTGCGGCGTGGACCCGGCGACCCGAGGGCGGCGGATGGACGAATCACTCGCCGTTGTACGGCAGTTGCTGCGTGGCGAGACGGTCACGGCGAAGGGCGGGTTCTTCGACCTCGACGAGGTGGCCGTGCGTCCCGCGCCGGATCCCCAGGTGCCCATGGTCGTGGGAGGCAGGTCCGCGTCCGCCGTGCGCCGGGTGGCCCGGCTCGCCGACGGCTGGCTCGCGGTGTGGGTGTCCCCTCGCCGCTTCGCCGAGGTGACCGGCCAGGTCGCCGAACAGGCCGACGAGCACGGTCGCGGTGACGTGCGCTGGCAGCACGGGCTGCACGTGTGGTGTGGGTTCGGCCGGGACAAAGCCGAGGCGACGAGCCACCTGGCTCCGTCCATGGAAGCGCTTTACCGGACGCCGTTCTCCGCCTTCGAGCGGTACTCCCCGTGCGGCATGCCCGAACAGGTCGCCGCCCAGCTCATGCCGTACGTGGAAGCGGGGTGTCGGGAGATCAACCTCATCCCCGTCGCCGCCGACCTCGGCGCGGCGCTGGACGGCACCGTGCGGGTGCGCGAACTGCTGCGGGAGTGGACCACCGGTGCGGGCAAGGAGGTGTCCTGATGACCGAGGCGGAGCCGGACCGGCTGCTCGTCCCGCGATTCCGCGTGGAGCCCGGGCACGTCGTGCAGTTCGAGCGGTCGTTGGGCGCGGAACCCGACCGGTTGCCCCGCGAGGGCGATCACATCCCGCCGACCTTCCTGGCCGCCGCCGCACACCACGAACCCGGGTACTGGCTGCGCCCCGAACCCGGTACTCCGTGGTTCGGCTCGGGGGCGGAACCGGGTACGCCCGGTACGGGCCGTGGCCTGCACGCCGAACAGCACTACGAGTTCCATCGGGCGCCGCGTGTGGGGGACGTCCTCACCGCCGTGATCCGAGACGGCCGACGCTGGACCAAGCGCAACCGCCGTGGTCAGACTCTCGCGTTCGTCGAGCAGATCATCGAGTACCGCGACCAGGGCGGCGATCCGGTGGTCACCGAACGCAAGGTGCGGATCCCGGAGATGGCCGCCGACACCGACTGATCGGGGGCTCCCCGACAGCCGTCGCACGGGGAGCGGTGGCCGGATCCCGCTGCCGAGCCTGCGACGGTTCACCGCCCTTACGGTCAAGGCCCCACCACTGGTGGGGCCTTGACCTGTTTCGGGGACGTGCACCCCGGCTCAGTCACCCATGCTCAGCCCGCCGTCCACCGTGATCACGGAACCGGTGACGTAGCCGGCACGCTCGTCGAGGAGGAAGCGCACCGCGTCGCGGGCGGCGTCTTCGTTGCCGGTGTACACGACGACGACATGGCAGCCCTCGGCCGCCAGTCGGCGGGTGATCGCCGCGCCTGTGCCCCGCGTTCCGCCGGTCACGACGGCGACCTGTCCTGTCAGGCTCATGCGTAGCCCTTCCACCGTGGGTTCCGGAGTCCGGTCGGTCCTGTCGTGCCTACTTGCGCTTGTTGATCTCTTCCTCAAGCTGCGGGAGGACCTTGAACAGGTCGCCGACGACGCCGTAGTCGACGAGGTCGAAGATCGGGGCGTCCTCGTCCTTGTTGATCGCGACGATGGTCTTGGAGGTCTGCATGCCCGCGCGGTGCTGGATCGCGCCGGAGATGCCCGCGGCGATGTACAGCTGCGGCGAGACCTGGGTGCCGGTCTGGCCGACCTGGTGGCTGTGCGGGTACCAGCCCGCGTCGACCGCCGCGCGCGACGCGCCGACCGCGGCGCCGAGCGAGTCGGCGAGCGTCTCGATGACGTGGAAGTTCTCCGCGCCGTTCACACCCCGCCCACCCGAGACGACGATGTCGGCCTCGGTCAGCTCCGGACGGTCCGACTTCTCCCGCGGCGCGCGGGAGACGACCCGCGTCCCCGTCGCGGCGGCGGAGAACGCCACCGTGACGGGCTCGACCGCCGGGGTGGCCGGGGCCTCCTCGGGGGTGGCGGCGTTCGGCTTGACCGTGATGACCGGGATGCCCTTCGTCACGTGCGCGCGGACCTGGTACGTCGCGGCGAACACCGACTGCTCGGTCTGCGGCCCGTCCTCCCCCGCGAGCACGTCGACCGCGTCGGTGATCAGCCCGGATTCGAGGCGGACCGCGACACGCGCGCCGACCTCGCGGCCGTCGTTCGACGACGGCACCAGGATCGCCGCCGGCGAGGTGGTCTGCGCGATCTGCGCCAGCGCGTCCGCCTTCGGCACGACAAGGTAGTCGTCGACCTCGGCCGCGTCGACCACGTACACCTTCGCGGCGCCGTAGCGGCCCAGCGTCTCGGTCGCCGCGTCGGCGCCCTTGCCCAGGAACACCGCCGACGGCTCGCCGATCCGCCGCGCGAGGGTCAGCAGTTCCAGCGTCGGCTTGCGTACCGCTCCGTCGACGTGGTCGACCAGAACGAGGATCTCACCCATGATGCGTCACTCCTTGTCCGGTGTGGCCCGGAAATCTCGAAAGGGAAGGTCCGGTGCAACCCGACTCAGATGAACTTCCGCGCCGCGAGGAACCCGGCCAACCGCACGCCGCCCTCGCCCTCGTCCGTGACGACCTCGCCCTTGGACCGCGGCGGACGCGCCGTCGCGGCGTCCACCACCGACCACGCCGCCGACAGGCCGACCAGGTCCGCGTCGACGCCCAGGTCGTCCAGGTCCTTCTCCTCCAGCGGCTTCTTCTTCGCGGCCATGATGCCCTTGAAGGAGGGGAACCGGGCCTCGCCCGTGCGGTCGGTCACCGAGATCACCGCCGGCAGGGACGCCTCGACCTGCTCGGTCGCGGTGTCGCCCTCGCGGCGGCCCTTCACCACACCGCCCTCGACCGCGACCTCGTCCAGGACCGTCACCTGCGGCACACCCAGGCGCTCGGCGAGCATCGCCG is from Yinghuangia sp. ASG 101 and encodes:
- a CDS encoding electron transfer flavoprotein subunit beta/FixA family protein, which encodes MKYVPDATADRGFNEDGTTDRESVDSLLSELDEYAIEQALRIVESGVEAEITYLTVGPDDAKEALRKALAMGGDRAIHVNDDDIAGTDALGTSLILAKAIEQAGFDLVVCGMASTDATMGVVPAMLAERLGVPQVTVLDEVAVEGGVVKGRREGDTATEQVEASLPAVISVTDRTGEARFPSFKGIMAAKKKPLEEKDLDDLGVDADLVGLSAAWSVVDAATARPPRSKGEVVTDEGEGGVRLAGFLAARKFI
- a CDS encoding FAS1-like dehydratase domain-containing protein, with protein sequence MTEAEPDRLLVPRFRVEPGHVVQFERSLGAEPDRLPREGDHIPPTFLAAAAHHEPGYWLRPEPGTPWFGSGAEPGTPGTGRGLHAEQHYEFHRAPRVGDVLTAVIRDGRRWTKRNRRGQTLAFVEQIIEYRDQGGDPVVTERKVRIPEMAADTD
- a CDS encoding electron transfer flavoprotein subunit alpha/FixB family protein; the protein is MGEILVLVDHVDGAVRKPTLELLTLARRIGEPSAVFLGKGADAATETLGRYGAAKVYVVDAAEVDDYLVVPKADALAQIAQTTSPAAILVPSSNDGREVGARVAVRLESGLITDAVDVLAGEDGPQTEQSVFAATYQVRAHVTKGIPVITVKPNAATPEEAPATPAVEPVTVAFSAAATGTRVVSRAPREKSDRPELTEADIVVSGGRGVNGAENFHVIETLADSLGAAVGASRAAVDAGWYPHSHQVGQTGTQVSPQLYIAAGISGAIQHRAGMQTSKTIVAINKDEDAPIFDLVDYGVVGDLFKVLPQLEEEINKRK
- a CDS encoding LLM class flavin-dependent oxidoreductase yields the protein MTVIVGMRPPRELFDADAAHLRRFVATAEDSGIDRLCVGDHVTFQGGQGFDAMVHATALAVTSSRVSIQTAVYLLPLRHPVPVARQIVSLAALAPGRFVFGAGIGGEDRREVAACGVDPATRGRRMDESLAVVRQLLRGETVTAKGGFFDLDEVAVRPAPDPQVPMVVGGRSASAVRRVARLADGWLAVWVSPRRFAEVTGQVAEQADEHGRGDVRWQHGLHVWCGFGRDKAEATSHLAPSMEALYRTPFSAFERYSPCGMPEQVAAQLMPYVEAGCREINLIPVAADLGAALDGTVRVRELLREWTTGAGKEVS
- a CDS encoding SDR family NAD(P)-dependent oxidoreductase; the protein is MSLTGQVAVVTGGTRGTGAAITRRLAAEGCHVVVVYTGNEDAARDAVRFLLDERAGYVTGSVITVDGGLSMGD